In the genome of Leptotrichia sp. HSP-536, the window ATTAGAAAAAATAAAAGTTGAAAAAAAATAGAAAAATTTTCTTTTTTTAGAAAAAATATGGTATAATTTGATGAATACTAGAACTTTAGAAATATTGATTCTTTTTATTGGATAAATTATAAAAAAATGATAAATATATTGGAGAAAAAATTGGGAAAAAATTTTAAGGATAATTTGCTTACTGCGGAGGAAATGAGAAAAGAAATAGTGAGATTGCAGAAGGCTGGGAAAAAGGTAGTTTTTACTAACGGAGTTTTTGATATTTTACATGTTGGGCATTTGACTTATCTGGAGGAAGCTAGAAATTTAGGCGATATTTTGGTTGTTGGCGTAAATAGCGATGTTTCGGTTAAAGTGAACAAGGGAGATAAAAGACCGATAAACAGTGAAACAAATAGAGCTTTTGTGCTTTTGGGCACAAAATTTGTAGATTATACAGTAATTTTTAACGAAAAAACACCAGAAAAACTGCTAGATATTTTAAAGCCAGATATTCACGTAAAAGGTGGAGATTACCAAAAAGAAGATTTGCCAGAAACAAAAATTGTGGAAAAAAATGGCGGAGAAGTAAAGATTTTATCCTTTGTGGATAACATTTCCACAACGGAGATTATTAATAAGATTATAGAAATATATAAAAAATAATTTATAGATTTACTTTTCCAGTATTTTGTTAAAAATGTTTATACTATAACAAAATAATTTTTTTAGTTTTAATAAACTGACGGAGCTTTTAGTTGCTCAACTACGATTGTTTGACGACTGAAAGGAGGAGTTTCGGAGTTGAGTAAATAAAAGTCGAAGTCTAGCCATAGGTGCAGGATTTGCGGCAATGAGCAATCCTGCGGAAATAAATAAAGAAAAACTTAAAAATGATAGAAGAAATATTTGTTAATAATATATATTTTTATTTAAAAATAGTATTTAATTGATATTTAGAAGTGAGAAAAATTATGAAAAATAAAATATTAACATTTGATAAGATAGATAAATTAGCAAAAAATTTAGCAGAAAAATTAAGAAATGGAGGCTGTCTAGGACTTATTGGAGATTTGGGAGCGGGGAAGACTACGTTTACTAAGAAGATTTGTGAATGTTATAATATTACAGAGAATGTAAAAAGTCCAACATTTACTTATGTGATTGAGTATAGTTCTGGGGATGTACCAGTATATCATTTTGATGTTTATAGAATTAATGATTCTGAGGAAATTTATGAGATTGGGTTTGAGGATTATATTGGGGAAGATGGAAGTGTTGTGATTATTGAGTGGGCGGATAAGATTTTGGATGAAATGCCTGAAGATACGGTGTTTGTTGAGATAAATCATTATTCAGATACTGCTCGTGAAGTTTCAGTTTATACACTTGAAAATGGAAAGAAAGTAAATTTTGAAATTGAATAATTTATGAGTAAGTTTATTTTTTTAATAGAGAAAATTTTAAAAATGTAAATTTAAATAAATTATAGATTTTTTGAAATTGATTAAATTTAAAGAATAAAAAATGGAGAAAAATATGTTGATATTTGCGATAACGACTACAACTAAGCTGGCTGGACTGTCGCTTTATGAGAATGATAAACTGCTAGGGGAAATGCATGTGGAAATGGCAAAAACACATTCTACTACGATTTTGGAGCAGATTGACAGCCTTCTGAAATGGACAGGGAAAAAGCTGGATGAAATTGAAAATGTGCTGGTTTCGATAGGACCTGGTTCGTTCACTGGAGTTCGAATTGCGATTTCGGTTGTAAAAGGGCTATTTTTTGGACGGAATGTGAATTTTTATGAGGTAAATGAGTTGGATGCGCTTGGATTTCAGGCTTATTATAATTTAGAAAAAAATTCTGAAAATAATGAGAATGTGAAAATATATTCATTGATTGATTCCCGAAAAGAAAAAGTTTATTATGCTGTTTATAAGATTTTGCAAAAAAAAGGGAATTTTGAAAATGAAAATGGAGAAAATAAATTAAAATTGGAAATGGTGAAAAGTTATGAAGTTTCCAAACTTGACAAAATTATTGAAGAAATAATTGAAAATAGCAAAATTGATAAAAAAGTGTATATGATTGGTGATGCAATTTTTAATTATAAGGAAAAAATATTGGATAAATTGGGAAATTATATAAAAATATTTGAAGATAAAAATTTAAAAATTAATACAATGACATTTGTACAGATGTTTTTAGATGAAAATTTGAAAAATGCCGATGTGATGAGAAAAACTGATATTTTTAATCTGAAGCCAGATTATTTGGAAAAATCACAGGCGGAAAGGGATAAAAAATAATGCTGAAAAATTTTTTTAAATTTGGAAAAAAGAAAAAAGATGAGGAACAGAAAAACGCTTTAGAAAATGAGATAGAAAAAGAAATTGAGAACAGTCAAAGTGAAATAGATAAAATTAAAGCTGAAACTGAAAAAGAGATAAAGGAAGCTGCTGAAGAAATTTTAAGAAAAAAATCTGAAGATGAAAAAAAAGATACCCAAAAATTAAAGATAAAAACAGAAAAACCTGAAGAAAGTAAACTGGAAATTGAAGATTCTTTAGAAAAGACAAAAAAGAAACCTAAGTTAAAGCCGTTAAAAGACAGACTGGCAACTCCGAAAAAGGATTTTTGGGAAATTAAAGGAGATGCTTTTAGGAAAAACAATAAATGACGATTTATACGAAGAGTTGGAAGAACTGCTGATTCAGTCGGATATTGGAATGAATATGACAATGCAGCTAGTGGAAGAGCTAGAAAGTTCAGTTTCACGAAAAAAACTTAAGACATCGGAACAAATTTACGATGAGCTAAAAGAACTTTTGAAAGCCAAATTAATTTACAATGATGAAGAGAATACTAAATTAAAATTAAAAGATGGAAAGCTGAATATTCTTTTAGTTGTGGGTGTAAACGGCGTTGGAAAAACTACGTCAATTGGTAAAATTGCAAAAAAATTAAAAGATAGCGGAAAAAAAGTCATTATTGGGGCTGGAGATACTTTTAGGGCGGCTGCTATTGAGCAAGTTGAGGAATGGGGAAAAAGAACAGGTGTGGAAGTTGTAAAACAGGCACATGGAAGTGATCCTGCAGCTGTAATTTTTGATACGGTGAAAACTGCCAAAAATCGTGGATTTGATGTAGCAATACTGGATACGGCTGGAAGGCTTCACAATAAGCGTGATTTGATGAAAGAACTTGAAAAAATAAATAAAATTATACGTGAACAGTCAGGAGAAACTGACTTTGAAACATTGCTTGTAATTGACAGTACGACTGGACAGAATGGATTGGAGCAGGCTAGAATATTTAATGAAATTGTAGATTTGACAGGAATTATACTCACAAAGTTTGATGGAACGGCAAAAGGTGGGATTATTTTCCCAATAACGTCAGAATTGAAAAAACCGATTAAATTTATCGGAGTCGGAGAAGGAATTGAAGACTTGCGTGAATTTGATAAAAAAGAATTTGTAGAAGCTATGTTTGATTAAAATAATAAATAATAAATAAGGAGATAAAAATTGTTATGAACACATTGATGGAAACTTTGAAAGAAAAAGCAAAAACATTGAACAAGACGATTATTTTGCCAGAATCAGAAGACGAAAGAGTATTAAAAGCGACTGAGAGAATTATTACGGAAGGAATTGCTAAAATAGCTCTGGTTGGGAATGAAAAAACATTGAAGGAAAAAGCAGAAAAAATTGGAGTTTCATTGGAAGGAGCGATATTTTACAATCCTAATTCGTGCGCTACAATTGATGCAATGTCAGAACTTTTGAAAAAAAGAAGGGCAAAGAAAGGTATGACATTTGAGACAGCAAAGGCGATACTTATGTCAGATCCAAGATACTTTGCATCTATGCTAGTTCATCAGGGAAGAGTGGACGGAATGGTGGCAGGTTCGAATTCTCCCACAGCGCATGTGTTAAGAGCTGCAATTCACGTAGTTGGACCTAAACCTGGATTAAAAACTGTATCAAGCTCATTTGTTATGATAACGAATACACATGAATTTGGAGATAAAGGAACATTTATTTTTTCAGATGGCGGGGTAATCCCTGATCCTACAGCTATGCAGCTTGCGGACATTGCTATTTCTGCAGCGGAAAAAGCTAAATTTACTGCTGGAATAAAAGAGCCAAAAGTGGCATTTTTGTCATTTTCTACAAAAGGAAGTGCTGATGGAGTGTCTGTAAGTAAAGTAAGAGAAGCTATAGAAATTCTAAAAGTCAGAAATGTTGATTTTGATTTTGACGGGGAATTACAGCTGGATGCTGCAATTATTCCTGAAGTGGCGGCTGCAAAAGCACCTGATTCAAAGGTAGCAGGACAAGCAAATGTATTGATTTTTCCTGATTTGGATTCAGGAAACATTGGTTACAAATTGACACAGAGATTGGCAAAGGCAAAAGCATTGGGACCATTAATTCAAGGATTGGCAAGACCAGTTCATGATTTA includes:
- the rfaE2 gene encoding D-glycero-beta-D-manno-heptose 1-phosphate adenylyltransferase; the encoded protein is MRKEIVRLQKAGKKVVFTNGVFDILHVGHLTYLEEARNLGDILVVGVNSDVSVKVNKGDKRPINSETNRAFVLLGTKFVDYTVIFNEKTPEKLLDILKPDIHVKGGDYQKEDLPETKIVEKNGGEVKILSFVDNISTTEIINKIIEIYKK
- the tsaE gene encoding tRNA (adenosine(37)-N6)-threonylcarbamoyltransferase complex ATPase subunit type 1 TsaE, whose amino-acid sequence is MKNKILTFDKIDKLAKNLAEKLRNGGCLGLIGDLGAGKTTFTKKICECYNITENVKSPTFTYVIEYSSGDVPVYHFDVYRINDSEEIYEIGFEDYIGEDGSVVIIEWADKILDEMPEDTVFVEINHYSDTAREVSVYTLENGKKVNFEIE
- the tsaB gene encoding tRNA (adenosine(37)-N6)-threonylcarbamoyltransferase complex dimerization subunit type 1 TsaB, yielding MLIFAITTTTKLAGLSLYENDKLLGEMHVEMAKTHSTTILEQIDSLLKWTGKKLDEIENVLVSIGPGSFTGVRIAISVVKGLFFGRNVNFYEVNELDALGFQAYYNLEKNSENNENVKIYSLIDSRKEKVYYAVYKILQKKGNFENENGENKLKLEMVKSYEVSKLDKIIEEIIENSKIDKKVYMIGDAIFNYKEKILDKLGNYIKIFEDKNLKINTMTFVQMFLDENLKNADVMRKTDIFNLKPDYLEKSQAERDKK
- the pta gene encoding phosphate acetyltransferase, translating into MNTLMETLKEKAKTLNKTIILPESEDERVLKATERIITEGIAKIALVGNEKTLKEKAEKIGVSLEGAIFYNPNSCATIDAMSELLKKRRAKKGMTFETAKAILMSDPRYFASMLVHQGRVDGMVAGSNSPTAHVLRAAIHVVGPKPGLKTVSSSFVMITNTHEFGDKGTFIFSDGGVIPDPTAMQLADIAISAAEKAKFTAGIKEPKVAFLSFSTKGSADGVSVSKVREAIEILKVRNVDFDFDGELQLDAAIIPEVAAAKAPDSKVAGQANVLIFPDLDSGNIGYKLTQRLAKAKALGPLIQGLARPVHDLSRGCSVEDIVEVVAITAVESEM